One part of the Catalinimonas alkaloidigena genome encodes these proteins:
- a CDS encoding nuclear transport factor 2 family protein has product QRLSALEDKQAIKHVVDEFSILADTKEIEKQVMLFTPDGVVESYANGERSSSLQGRAQLQEVFSGFLANFHTVYHQNGQQTIDLQGDRAKATSYCRVILVGDQDGKAMKTTLYTIYKDDFVKQDGQWLIQHRTSHFVWRDVAEVK; this is encoded by the coding sequence CAACGCCTCTCCGCCCTCGAAGACAAGCAGGCGATCAAGCATGTCGTGGATGAATTCTCAATTTTAGCCGATACCAAAGAAATCGAGAAGCAGGTCATGTTGTTCACCCCCGACGGCGTCGTGGAATCGTACGCCAACGGTGAGCGATCTTCTTCGTTGCAAGGCCGTGCGCAACTCCAAGAGGTGTTCTCCGGCTTCCTGGCGAATTTCCATACGGTGTATCACCAGAACGGGCAGCAGACCATTGATTTACAAGGCGACCGCGCAAAAGCCACGTCATATTGCCGGGTCATTCTCGTGGGCGATCAAGACGGCAAAGCCATGAAAACCACCCTGTACACTATTTACAAGGATGACTTTGTTAAACAGGATGGGCAGTGGCTCATCCAACACCGGACCTCCCACTTTGTGTGGCGGGACGTGGCAGAGGTGAAGTAG